GATTATGCTGAAACAAGTGATGATCTGTAACTTAACATATGGGAGTGACAGCTAAAAGAAGCACAAATTGCAAGAAAAGACTCTAATAGGACGTATTCCTGCACCACAGCCTCATGAAACACCATTCACATAGCAGAAAGGAAAACACACTCATTCTAGCTGTCACTATGGTACATGACACACATTCCTTTGCACTATTAGGTCAAAGTcattcattaaaacaaacaaaaagctaaTTAGCAAACAGACCTGTGGAAAGAAttatttcaaaagttattttggAAGCAGCTGCTGGCCTAGTATTCTACAGGTAGCACTCTGAGCTGCTAGACTCAATATCCCCAGTCAGCTTGTGGACTATGTCTTCCAGGCCAGAACAGGATGGGAGCAGTCTTGCATTAGTTCACTCAACCCCACGGAAGGAAGAAGGGATAAGTCTTGGAAAGCTTTGTAGTGTCCACGTCAGCTAATTTTTGAGAGACAGCGATGAAACAAGAGTTCTATCCAGTCCTCCATGCTCAGTGAAATTGGACTGTGGGACCTACAGAAGAGGGAGAAATGGTGGGTACCCTCAGACTGGGTCTTAAATGGCCTCCGGCATAATATATGCTGATGTAAAGGAATCCCATTgccaaaaaagtatttttatagAGGTAGTTCATTGTTAAGTTAAATAAGCTAAATCACAGCCTTTCCAATCACATACATAGACATccattgtgtgtgcatgtgtgcacatgGACAGATAATTAGATGCACATATatagtatgtatatatatatattgtatatagaTATTCATTCATGAGCACACCGAGTTTGTGTATATTCAATATAAAATACTCAAAGTATATTCAATCAcacctgtatgtgtgtgtgactgaaaaggcTGCTTTTTAGCGTGTTTTATTTAAttatgtgggggtgtgtgtgtatgcacagattacatagagagagagagagagagagtgcaactAAAGAGATAAAAACTGGTTTACTGAAATACTTACCATAGAGATCAGCTGAATTTGTAAGTGTGGGATACTTCCATATTTTCATCTGATTTTTAGGGAGGCCTTGTCCAGTCATTAATTCATTGGTTTTGGGCAACCAGAACAGGGAGCAAATCTAGTGtagtttaaaaaatcatttaaatttttttaaaggatctaCATGTACCATTCAACTGTTTTTAGACTGACAATGTTCTCAGTAAATGCTCAAAATGTACaagttcctgagcaacaacagaaaAATAGTTATATATTCATGGAAGGATTATTTGTTTTCCCTCTATAGCGACTGTTCCTGAGTGCAGCTACATTATCATCCTTTCTAAAAAGGGCGACATCCTGCCAGATCTAAAAACAAAATCCTCAGCCAGAGCCTCAGCTCATGGAAATCAGTATAGCTCCAGGGAAATCAATGGGgccatgacaatttacaccacttGAGAATCTGGACCACTGTCTCCTCATATTCAACCTACAGAGACTGATTGTTGTTCTCTGACTCCTCATGCCTCTCCCCGCTCTAGTGCTCTCATGCTTCCTGGGAAACTTGCTTCTCTCACATCTTCCTCTCCTCGTTAGGCATTTGGTCAATACCAGGGTTGATGGATAGCACATGGCTCTGCTATGAGACCACTTCCCTGTTACCTCCTCTCCGACCAAATTAAAAGTTGTGAGGAAACAGGGGTGGTGATGACTGGCACATGAATGAACTGATCCTGAGCCCAATGAGATAACACAGCACTGAGTGTAGTAGAAAtgcatagacagacagacagaaccctgcagccactctgtacacagaactcccattgaagtcagtgggagttttgcctgaagaaTATAGCTGTACGAGGAGAGTGCAGCTCACAGAGCTTAAGTTTGAAGACATTTTATGCGTTCACCTGCGATTTTGTGTCTGTGGTTTCAATGATTTTCCCAGTGCTTATGTCCCAGACACGTAAAAATCCATCCTTCATTCCACCTCCTGTGGCAAGGATTTCTGACTGCCATGGACACCAGTTCATAGCCTAAAGGAAAGTGAATAGATAAGATGCTGGATTAAAAGGTGGTTAGCTggaagaggggaaatggggaatGTAACTGATTTTGCCTGTAAAATGGATTGGAGAAATGAAGCACAGTCACTCAGAACACACCTGGGTCAGAACTGGAGGTGCTTCTGCTCCCCATCCCAATGCACACACACCTAACTCAGCCCAGACTTCTTCCAGGGAAACCACAAATGTAGGCTCCCTCAGCTCCAGCCACTGCTTCAGGCCCCCATTGCCAATGCTTCACTGTGGCCTCACTGCTTCCATGTAAGCCCATAAAATTCAGGTTCCCTTGGCTCCAGCTGTTGCTTATACATTGTGTTTCATAtatccatagattttaaggccagacaggACTGCAGCAGCACCTCACTCTTTATGACCTGTATGCTTCCAGGCTTCTAGGACTTCTTCAAACTGCTTCTTGCCTACTCCTGAGTTGCAAACTATACCTGGTGGAGTGCCAATAAAACACACCAATTATACCACCAATTTTCAGCTGCTTGCCAGTAcctttcactgctgctgctccattgCAGTTTCAAACTATTTTCAGGGATACACAGCCCATAAAACCTGGGTTCCCCCAACTCCCATTGCTGCTTTCTGCTATCTCTACTCTTCCACAGATTCAGGTATTTTAAAGATTAAGGAGCCCATAAAAATCTAGGCCCCACACTTTCAATCATCTAGTGCTTCCCTTCATTACTCATCCCATCATAACCATTGTCATCAGATGTTACACCCATGAAGGAAAGCAAGGTTATGAGAGGGAGGAAAAcaccttgttttttaaaaattccaggaGAATAGCTACAATTTTATTCTAATGCTTCTCTTCTAGAAGTGGCAGAACGTTTTTGTATTAATCCTCTGATCCTGAGCTACTGATTTTGTttctgtacattttatttttatttggtatCATAGTTAAAATAGCTCCTaaatgggaggggtgggggggaaacatcTGAGAAACCAAAGCACCAGCAAAAACTGCTAATAACTTACTTGTGGTCTAGAATGATTCATTAGGGGAACTGGTGTCTGAAATTAACTTTAGTGCATTCTGGGTAGCAGAACTTAAGCAGGACTATTGGGCAACCCTTAAAGTTTAAAAGTCCATGTACAGCAATGGAAGAAGTACTattgtagccaatgattttagtttattgttcatttattgtgtgaCCAGGATTAACTAAcaagttatgtcatatataatcaTCGTATATTAAATAGAGTAAgttgtaggattatagaagtataaaatTGATCAGTAGTTAGAAGGAACAATCATGCATTAGGTATCTATGTAATTAGGGCTGAAACacaaggcctacaggctgaggcctgtaagattttagcttagccatgCTAGGCCATAGAGATAAGAAACGTTAACCCGATGCCCTAAGATTACGGGAAAAGATGTACCAATGGGTAAGAGTAATTTTTGCTTACAAGATACCCAGTAAtcacatttttctaacacatgCCCCAACCGCAGAGTGCGCTACGTGCACTAATGAGgtatagtcaaaattacattATAAAAAGAGGGTGCCCAGAGTGGGAAAATTGAGCTCCCTGtgggaaactccagcaggaaccatccctctgcTGATGAGCAATTCATGAGAAACCCCTTGACCCTAAACACGATTGTTAAGGATGCGAGTATAACTACATTTGTGACTTGTGCATAGGTCTGCATAAAGTTTctatatgcttgggtaatcataactttaattgtaactttaataaaacttgtaaaagaGACTAGCCCTTGTACTTTTGAATGTCTGTGTGGTCACTACCTTTAGTCTTTATGTGTTCCTAGACACTCTAAATCtaaagcaagtagcagaggtgactttcactctgttaagcttgaaacCCACGGTGGTAtaataccacattacaaaattcactttaaataaaataaaaggctacactATTTTATCTTGACAGCCTTTTATTCAGGTCATAGTTTTACTGCATCAGCAATAATACTGCACGGAAATATGTTTAGAAAAATATCTATTCTCTCTGTTAAATGTACTATATGTGAAATAAAATAATAGAGCATTTTTCCTTTGTACCTTTACTGCTGAGGCATGGGGTATGGCTTTCAATGGCTTGCAATGCACTGTTGCACCGGGGTCATTAGGCCAGATATTCAATAGACCATCACTGGACCCACTTGCCAGCAGCTTGTTGTTTGTGGACCATTTCAGGCTGCAAATGCTCTGCTTGTTATGGCAAAGGGTCCCTACATGGTGCTGAGCAATCCGAACATCATGATGATGAATTAATCCTAGTCTTGAACCACTGTAGATGACAGGAGACAGCATCATTTAGCAAGATAGAGCTCAGATATGTTTGCAAATTCACAAGTCTTCTGTGGCTTCAGAAGCAGAACAcaacaatgggggagggggatcatgTATGTCAAATACAGTAACAAGGTGACAAATCAAAGGCAAAACAAGCCAATGTCAAAAGCGAACTCAAGTTGTAGTGCTGCCATACAATGGATCAGGGAAAAGTGGATGCCCAGCCCAGGTCAAGgagattaattgttctccattaCACATTGCACTTACCTGAAGAGATAGTCTAGTGTATGTTACCAATTTCCACCTATAAACAATTCAGTTCAATCACTTCCATTATCCCTAAGAAAAGCACTCAGCCATTTTTTCTGTATTGTGAAatacttcatagaatatcagggttggaagggacctcaggaggtcatctagcccaaccccctgcttaaagcaggaccaatccccaatttttgccccaggtccaTAAATGGCCCCCTctaggactgaactcacaaccctgggtttagcaggccaatcctCAAACCATATGTTGCAAGGTCAATTGTGACTTTGCCACGACTCCCAGCTAAGGGGCAGTACATAGTTGCATAGCCTGGGGAACACATCAGGAACCAGACCTTGACTCACAGAGTCACCATCAGGTCGCAGGTTCCCCAGCTCCTGCAGGGTGAGAGGTAATCTGTACCAACCACAAACCTGGATCCGTTTACTTTCCCTGCCATGCTGGCTCAGCTGCACTGACTGGCATTTTGGGGAATGGATCCAAGGCTGCACCCTCTCCTGAACCCTGATATATCCTCCTATAGGAAGGCAAGTAATGGCCCCAGGGGACTAAGGGGGCTCCCTTACTACCCTGGGAGCATAGCCAGGGTCACAGTCTGGTTCTTGGTGGCATCGTTATTATACAGCACAAAAACATCAGGgaaattaataatattttaaaatgccttgCTGCTGATACCATTCTCTACCCAGCAAAGGActccagcaaatcagtggcaaaatgagAGATCCTTCCACAGGTCATTCATAAATTCATTCTGACCAGACTGGGAAAACTACCATCTAGATTAATAATAACTTTCCTTACTTGGtaaagccaggcacctgacattACTACAAGAAGATCTGGTCTATATAATAATTACAGCAAACTATCCCATGGAGTAAATTGTCATAGCCCCTTCGTGCTGAGCTTCTCTTTCAAGACAGGCTTTTATTCTTAGGTTGTTCATATGCAAGTCAAGTATCACTTTGACTTGTAGCCTCTTGTTAACATAAATGCAAAAAGGAATGAGTGATTTGTAAGGTAAAGAGAGTGTTTCATTAGCCTGTGTTATATTGACATGCTAAATTCTTGAAATTAATGAAGCCCCCAAATGCCTAAATAGATTCCAACAAGATAAGCTAAAGTGGTGACTTAAGTACACggctacaaaatggcagatttcTGTTTATTGTGGGTTTGGGGTGATACCTTCTTCTGGATACTTTAAGGGGAATTAGAAGACCACTAATTCATTAATATTCTATGGAATGATACTGGCTCCACAGGGCAAATTTGGGTAGCATATGTCAAGTCTCATCACATGGTATGCAGGGTATGTCATCATGCACAAAGATTTCCTTATATGTGAGGAACTGCAGTGGCATGGAGAATTTGCTAAGAAATGATAAGTAGAGCATTCCTAGATGAATTTTAACCCACAGAAACAGATCAATTTGTTAGTGTTTGTTCATATGCGCATTGTTGAATCTTACTGTCATTTTCTGTTCAGATAGATTTGTAACCTATTGGTTTCTGTTTCATCTGTCTCATATGGCAAAGTTCAAATGCAAACTGAAACTAGTGAATATTGTGTAGGTAGGCTATCCAGCAGATGTACTACAATCAACTGTCACACGAAGTGAAACCACAAAACTCTCCAGAAATGTGTCACTGTCCAGAGATagtaaaaagttttattttgagTTTTACTGTAAGGTTCAAGGCTGTAAACCAAGTATGAATGAAACACagcttttgtttctgtttttaaccCAAATTATCAGAATTTCACATGACTTTGAAATGGAAGCTTTACAAAGCACAGAATATAACACCAAATATACTTACCATTTTTGGCAGGTCTCTCATCAGCCCTACAAGTCTTTGACAAAATGAATTGGGAACATAAAGTGAAGTGGATTGTAAATCCACAGTGGCTGAGGAAAATATGTTTGATTTACCTCAACCCCTGTACTGAAATAGTGCTTAGATACAAAGTGTTAGGCAATTGGGATTAAATTTACCCCTGTGCGGAGGACCAGCAAATCGTCTAACAATCATTTATTTGTCACTTGAGTCCTCAAAATGGGACCTAGGTGGTGGATAGACattgtgctggccttctgcataagggtgaatttcacctcatGAGACCCTGATAGGTAGGCAGATAGGTAAACAGCATAGGAAAAAGCTGTGGGACAAAGCATCCTATGAATATATTGAACTGCTCACCTGCTGAGTATATAATGATTCCAGCTCATGGCTCCCACCACAGACAGGTGGCCAAACATGTTTCTCAACCTCTTTTTGGTTTCAATGTCCCataactgacaaaacaaaacacaaaatacaaTTCTAAAATCaagtaaaaaaagattttttttactgCCACGCCTCTTCCACCATTCAGTTTTAATTTGACATGATGCTGATGGTCAAGAGCTCAATCCTGAAAACCATTATTCACACAAAGACTTCAGTTTTGGGCTCTCTGGCCAACACTTCCACACTTGGGTTCCTAAATCACTACTCCCAAAGTAGTGCAGCTACTCACCACCTCTGAAAATACAGCCATTAATTTAGGTGTCGATATCTAGAAATCCACACTTGAAAATGTTGTCTTATGTGCTCTTTCAATTACTGATTTTCAAGCCCGTAGGGCTGGCTCTCCTGGCTTATCCCCTTCATCTGACAGTCTCAGCCAGGTGTCCCTCAAGGTCTCTGGATAACTGGAGTGTACTGTACGAGGAGTTCTATACATATAGGGACAGCAGAATATTGAGGGCAAGATCTGCTCTGTGGACCCAATAGGAGAATTTTGCCTGGGATTCTAATTGCAAATGTCATCAAAGCAGACATCACAGGGCAATCTATTAGAAAGTCATGGTAAAAAAAGTATGCACCCTGGAGAAAATAATTGTGTGGAGAGGTTCCAACTCATGGCTGCAAAATCTCTAGAGGCCCTTGGGTGACTGAATCATTTACCCAGCTACAAGTTCTTACGTGGCTCTCGGAGCTCCATTATCTTTAGGTAATGGTGGGTAATACCAAGGCATTTAGTGAGGTGCAGCACTGCTTAAGGAGATGCTATAAATCTCTCTCCAACAGAGATTTTCTGAATTTTATATAGTTCACTACTCAtaactttttattaataaaaagaatctATGTGATGTGAATTGTCTTGTGGCCACTTTATCTAAACAGAAAAAAGGATCTAAAAGTAAGGTATCCAGTACTTGCACTTCTCCATCACTGGTGCCAACTGCAAGGCAAGTTCCCTCTTTTATCCAGGCTAcagaagaaatatattttaaactggAATTTAAATTAACTCTTTCAGTGCTTCGGTGGGTTTCCCCATTCCAAATGTGGGCAGCAGATCCTAGAGCAATGGCAATGAGATTTTCCTGGTTCCAGTCCAGGATGTTTAGATCTAGAAGAAAATTAGTTAAAATTACTAATAAGCCTGTAAGGGGATAGTTTTTAATTATGCAGCTTTGTCAGGTTATTATTCAATTGGGACACTAAAGAGAAAGAACCAAATGAATCAAGTTACTCTAATAGTGCCAGGATCCTTCCCATGTCCACCTTTGTGAATGAGTACAAGATGTTATTTTCCTAGATTCATAGTTAGTACACCAAACATGATTCCACTTAAGCCTTTGTTTGCAGGctattattaaatatatatattacagtaGTATCCAAAGGCCCcgctgtgctgggcactgtacaatcacagaaagaaaaaatCCCTACCTGAAAGGATTATAATCCTTCCCTTATTTTGTAGGCATCAGGGCTAATCCTGAAGTTTACCCTGCACACACTATAAAAACAAGAATCAGACAAAGAGCTGCATCCTCAGCTCCAGAGTTCGGGTCAGGAGTGGCACGCAAAGATGGCTCCAGGCAATATTTCCACGTCTTGTGATACCGTGATGGTCAGGAGCTGCTTTAACTTTCATTGACTTGTACACTGGTAAGTCAGATCTCTACATACCTTGGCCAGACCCTCAAAACATTACCTATACCAGGAAGGACTAATGTAGCATTGGCTACACTCTAGGTCTGATGTTATACTCTACAGCAggttacaccagccaaggattcCCTCCACTTACTGGGGAATTCTCATCTGCCTGTTTAGCACAACTCTAAGGTCATTTTGCATTGCTCCAGCAGCATGGAGTGACCTTACTGTAGGGCGGGATCTTGCTTAATATTTTCATAACAAAGCTGTTACCCTTTAGAATTATTAAATCTGTCATTCCTTTACTTTGCCTATAAATCAAATTGCTGCCATCAAAAATGAATATAAACCAACACTAATAAGGAATCATTTGCAGGAACAGAGCTGTGCTGATGCTGTCACTCTCAGAGAGCAGACAGCTTGAGTGAAATAAGTGTAAATAACCAGGGTAGAATCCCAAACTCAATTTATGCATCAGCAAAATTGTGCACATTCACAGATACAAGTGAACTTGTCTCATACACATATGCAAATGTTTTCATGTTAATCCACAAAAAAATGCAGCGACAAGATAGTTTTGCAAGTGGAAGCTCTAACACTTGCATGTTCATGATTGTTAGAATTTTTAAAGTGATTGCCCAGGTATTTGCAGTTTGAGAGTGCAAGCAAATTTACATTCCTGTGTAATTTTGCATGTGCACTACTGAAGATCAGCTAAAGGCCTGGGAGAAAATTTGCCCCAAAATGTATATATCATATAAACAGCAAACTACCTCCGTTAAATCTCAGAATACAACCAGATTTCAAGTTTTGCCCAATAGAGGGACTGGCCCATAGGTAAATTGCTATGAGCCCAAGAATAACACCTATTCTGCACTTGACTTTATTAagtggggatgataatacttatCCCCTTTGTAAATACTTTGAgatttacagatgaaaagcagtatataagaactaggtattattataatTACTACAACTACAGAGGTATTACCCACGGAGACTATAATTCCCAGCATGCAGTCTGCTCCATTTTCATCCAAGCAGCCTGAAATTACATATTAGGACCTATAGTTTTCACAGGCTGCACTCCTGTAAGAAAAATGAGATTAGCCATAGGCCTCACTGTAGAACTCCATGGACCACATCTGGTGTAAGGGCCACACTTCAGCTACCCATCTTAAGACATAAGATACAAAAGTTCCCACTCTGCTACAAAATTCAACCGCCCAAGTAATGAAAGAGAATAAAAAACTTACAGTAATCATTGCGTAAGCCAGTAATATGAAGCCTGACCTCTGGGACAAATGGTATGAAAGATTCGATATTAGTGGAAATTCTGTGAGCAGTAAATTCATTATTCACTCCATTCTGGCAGCCTGCGTTTAAAGATTCAAAGTATGTGATTCACTCATTAAAAATGCCACTAGTTTTCCTCAGACAATAGTTGTTTTATTCATGGTTCCTATGAGGCCAGAGACAACCCAGGCATAAATTACAGCACCCTGAGGGTGCTCTAATTTACAGTGGGGGCTGGCCAGACACCCAGCCAGGCCCAAAATATTCGATGTAAATATTAAGTGTAGATTAAAGCCTCCATCCTGTTCATCCCCTCATGAAGTGTACCTGAGCCAGAATAAAGCATCCCGTTATATTCCATTTCAATTATATCAAAGGCCAGTGTGAAACAaatttagtagggctgtcaagcaattaaaaaaattaaccgcgattaatcacacaattaaacaATAacacaataccatttatttaaatattttggatgttttctacattttcaaatatattgattttaattacaaaacagaatacaaagtgtgcagtgctcaatttatatttattttttattacaagtatttgcactgtaaaaaaacaaaaga
The sequence above is a segment of the Natator depressus isolate rNatDep1 chromosome 5, rNatDep2.hap1, whole genome shotgun sequence genome. Coding sequences within it:
- the CDC20B gene encoding cell division cycle protein 20 homolog B, giving the protein MEWKLERSASRKVKTDEDMLWEKVMKTLGKDLKQMRKQSLQKFTKMPDSGKPTYSRFKSCIVKKLTSSVPVASSPIITRWQQTHARNHVGQTFTECQPINLFPADGPELVRTPAKISTIPVSFQVPIKNSTNEPYVITNATAKCHETTYLQGRDKRRAEIAKKQKCLTQLLMLQEGGFGIPENDSIKICGNTECIWKGCQNGVNNEFTAHRISTNIESFIPFVPEVRLHITGLRNDYYLNILDWNQENLIAIALGSAAHIWNGETHRSTERVNLNSSLKYISSVAWIKEGTCLAVGTSDGEVQLWDIETKKRLRNMFGHLSVVGAMSWNHYILSSGSRLGLIHHHDVRIAQHHVGTLCHNKQSICSLKWSTNNKLLASGSSDGLLNIWPNDPGATVHCKPLKAIPHASAVKAMNWCPWQSEILATGGGMKDGFLRVWDISTGKIIETTDTKSQICSLFWLPKTNELMTGQGLPKNQMKIWKYPTLTNSADLYGHKGRVLHVALSPDHSRIFSLAADGMACVWKYC